The genomic region gtgtttgtgtttttcagtgtgtcctGCAGACGTCCAGCAGGTGTTGGAGACTAAAGAAGTTTCCcctgagcagcaggagtggaGCTCCAGACTGATCCAGCAGGACCCAGAGCCCCCCCACATTAAAGAAGAACAGGAAGAACTCTGTCTCATTCAGAGACCAGTAGAGGACTGTGGAGGATCAGAAATAGACAGGAAGTTGGATAGAGACTGGCATCCACACCCAGAGAGTAAATCATCAGGCTACTCTGTGACTagtaaaacatttacagtgaaGGGGAATTTAAATGAAGACATGAGCGCTCCTACAAGAGAAGAGGGTAATAGATGCCCTTTTTGTGGTAAATGTTTTGCCAGAAAACCTGGCCTGAAGTGCCACTTGAGAATTCATACTGGAGAGAAACCAtttagttgctcagtttgtggcaAAACATTTACACTAAAAGGAACTTTAAAATCCCACCTGTTAACCCACACGGGGGAGAAACAATTTagctgctcagtttgtggtagAAAATACAGCCAAAAATCAAGTCTAACAAAACACATGTTAatccacacaggagagaaaccatttTGCTCGGTTTGTGGTAAAAAGTTTACATATGAATCAGCTCTAGAAAAACACAAGTTAACCCACAGAGAAGAGAAACCATTttgttgctcagtttgtggtaaaataTTTGCACATAAATCAACTCTGACATCCCACATGTTTACCCACACAGAAGAGAAACAATTTAGttgttcagtttgtggtaaaaaatttGGACGGAAACCACTTCTAACATCCCACATGTTTACCCACACAGAAGAGAAACTATTTAGTTGtccagtttgtggtaaaaaatttGCAACTAAATCAACTCTAAGAAAACACATGGTAACCCACAGTGGGGAGAAACCATTTTGTTGCACCGTTTGTGGTAAAAGGTTCGCATATAAAGCAGTTCTAAACACCCACATGTTTCTACACACAGGAGAGGAACCAtttagttgctcagtttgtggtcataaatgtgcaaacaaatcaaatctaaCAAGCCATATGTGGacccacacaggagagaaactatttagttgttcagtttgtggtaaaaaatgtGCATATAAATCAGGTCTAACATATCACATGTTAACTCACATAGAGGAGAAACCAtttagttgctcagtttgtggtaaaaaatgtgcacacaaaaGAATTCTAAAATGCCACATGGCAAGCCACACAAGAGGGAAAACAtttagttgctcagtttgtggtaaaatgTTTCAGCATCTATCATATGTAACACAACATATGGTaacacacacaggggagaaGCCGTtcagttgctcagtttgtggtaaaaaatgtTCACTTAAGTCAAACCTAACACAACATATGTTAACCCACACTGGGAAGAAACCATTCAGCTGCTCATTGTGTGATAAAAAGTACACAGTCAAACGAAGTTTGAAAGACCACATGCAACATCACACAGGGGAAAAACGCTTCAGTTGTAGTGTTTGTAACAAAAGATTCAGTCGGCGAAGTGGCCTTAAAAACCATAAGTGTATTGGTGAGTCCTCACAGCTtcatcagagtcagactgaggagaacagagaggcagagcctCCGGCCAAAAGCTCAACTGAACCGATGGAAACAGAAGCTGATGgagaggactgtggaggacCAGAACCAGTCAGTAACTCACATCCAGACTGAAGAGAAACTATGTAGTTGTTTAAAAGAGAAATCTGAAATTCCACATACCACTTTACACAATTATGGACAATCCCTCCACAAGTCTTTGGACGATCTCAGGAGCAGCTTTAGCAACAGACTCATTCAACCTGACTGTTTGAAGGAGCGATACAGGAAATCGTTCCTGCCTAGTGTCATCAGATTGTACAATTCATCTGGCCGGTTTAACCTGACAACATAGAACTGCACTGTTTCAATCTTTTAATTCCTTAAATCTACAAACTGCTTTGCACACATTCAGTTACACTCCCGTcatattttaaacataaatgcTACACACTGTGACTACCACTATCAGTGTTACTCCCACCAGCATTACCAATCAACTGTTGCTATAAGACTTTTTTGCACCTTATAAGTAATGGTTTCTTCTATTTTTGTGCATATATTTTATTCCAGTTCTTGCTacctttttgtttattttactcctACTTGTTGAGATGTTTGATGAGCAGCAGGATTGTTGTGAATCGACAGATTTTCCCCTTCACATCTCTTTGGACTTTGTGTTGTCTATGAAATGtaattagtttgttttcatggaattattttttcatattttagtcAAATAAACGTCTAAAATGAAcattgatgtctgtgtttgtcttcttcTCTAACATTAAATAAGAATGGTAAAACAGATTAGCTCTGATTTGACACAGTATTTTATCATGGGGTCTCTAAGGTGTGAAGCTTTGGAGAAGCCTCCCGACCCCCGCTGTGAAAACCGACACCTCAAGCCTACACCTCAAGGGCCTCCATCAAGTCAgtgagaagacagacagagctaCAGACATCAGCCCGTGAGGAACAGGAgaaaagacacaacaacattGTCATGTCTTATGTGGCAGGACTAGACTAGACCCAACACCCTTAGACAGACACTGGTTCATCCCAAGCGCAAGTTGAGTAACCATGTGTATGCTGTACAATGCAGGGAGAAATACTCAGACCTGTACATAggtgaaaccaaacaaccagtccatctttaaacagaggtggcGGCTTACGACACCAACCTTCACCTACAAcgcagtcctgagatccttacccaggagatttaacccccattcacaccttgaaACAagtgaccctaacgactcacatgatgtcagggcGGGTCAACGACTCCCATAACCATCCaccagaggttaaatacctgggactccccaaccagttttcagaactgaagaaggcTTTTGGATaagaggtgaaacgtcttcaagaaacctaaaagaagtccagttgtcTTCAACTTCAGCCCTTAAGGCtatcatgacctggatgaccgagaacctacacagacattagaaagagagacttttattctgaaggccAGGGAAGTACCGGaatgcatgtttcatttccGGGTCTCGGTGCAACAAAGCTAGCCTGTTTGttacaggagcagaggaaacgAGTCAGCCAGGTCTAAATAACGATAAAACCACCACCGGTGCCTTTTCTTCTTTGACTCTACGATCTGTTAAAGATGTCCAGGTTTCAGGAGCTTAAAGCTTCGTTCAAACGGCGGCTGCTGACTTCGGTTCGTAAAGATCTTTTCGGacatttggagagaaaaatatcCGATTATAAGAAGGAGATCGACCGCAATAGAAAACTGTTGGATCTGGTTCCAAACAGAGACTCAAGGCGGCGAGAATCAggttagaaaatgtgtttattcttCTTCTAATGCTGCATCGAGGAGGCGCTAAATGAGCTACACCGTCCTTACACCGCGTGTTAGCCGCAGCTAGctcctctttgtttcctcttctgttCCACAAAGTCACTGTGACAGTTTGAGCTTTATGAATTCAATCTGTTTACTCGGTTATACATTAATACATCTGGTTTGTTCGTATTTAGTGCATTTGCCAATGCCATGCTCTTCCCAGGATGTGGTTGTTTTTAGGGTAGACTTTGTCATACATGGACAATTAGCATTTTAAAACCGGGCTGCTGTTAAAATACTGTATCCTGAGGATTTTACGCATCAATCGACCAAAGAAGATCAAAGctaaacatttagtttttcttcGGGAACAATGACATTATTAACTGTAAGTATGAAGCAAACCCAACAACCGACCCGTGGCACCACCTACTGGATATACTCTGTTATTTCATTACAACCCAGACTGACAACGTTAAGTCCCTTGTAATTTCCGGTGTGCACACACTAACTTGATCTACCTGAGCATCATCTGTCTCTAAGGATACCCGTGTATTGACTGATATTTCTGTGGTTGAGTCTGGACATGTCTTGGATAGATGTGGAGTTATCCCATGATAATGAAATCGTTCAACAATCTAACACAGCCATGTCAAGCTTCAACATAAACTCatggttttcctctgtgtttgtgtttttcagtgtgtcctGCAGACGTCCAGCAGGTGTTGGAGACTAAAGAAGAAGTTTTCcctgagcagcaggagtggaGCTCCAGACTGGACCAGCAGGACCCAGAGCCCCCCCACATTAAAGAAGAACAGGAAGAACTCTGTCTCATTCAGAGACCAGTAGAGGACTGTGGAGGATCAGAATTAGACAGGAAGTTGGATCGAGACTGGCATCCTCATCCAAAGAGTGATGACCGTGAAAGAGACTCAGAGGACCCTGAGCAGCAGGAATGGAGCTCTGGACTGGACCAGCAGGATCCAGAGCCCCCCCACATTAAAGAAGAACAGGAAGAACTCTGTCTCATTCAGAGACCAGTAGAGGACTACGGAGGGTCAGAATTAGACAGGAAGTTGGATCGAGACTGGCATCCTCATCCAAAGAGTGATGACCGTGAAAGAGACTCAGAGGACcctgagcagcaggagtggaGCTCTGGACTGGACCAGCAGGACCCAGAGCCCCCCCACATTAAAGAAGAACAGGAGGAATTTGCTCTTTTTCAGAGACCAGCAGGTACTGATGAAGAGGACAGTGGATGGTCAGACGTGGAAGTTACTCCACGCTCAAAGAGGGATGACCGTGAGGATTGTAAACTATTTAGCTGcacagtttgtggtaaaaaatgtGTATATGCATCAACTCTAAGAAGGCACATGGCAACCCACACAGATGAGAAACGATTCAAttgttcagtttgtggtaaaaaatgtGCAGATAAATCAGGTCTAAAAAAACACATGTTAACCCACACAGGAAAGGAACCAtttagttgctcagtttgtggtaaaaaatgtGCAGATAAATCAGGTCTAAAAAAACACATGTTAACCCACACAGGAAAGGAACCAtttagttgctcagtttgtggtaaaaaatttGGATTAAAATCACAGCTAAACAGACACATGCTAacccacacaggtgagacaccatttagctgctcagtttgtggtaaaaaatttAAACGTAATAAATCTCTCTCATCCCACAAGTTAATCCACACAGAGGAGCAACCAtttagttgctcagtttgtggtaaaagaTTTTCATATAAATCCTCTCTAACATCCCACATGTTAACCCACTCAGATAAGAAACCAtttagttgctcagtttgtggtaaaaaatttAAACGTAATGAATCTCTCTCATTCCACAAGTTaatacacacaggtgagaaaccaTTTAGTTGCTCATTTTGTGGTAAAAGATTTTCACGTAAATCCTCTCTAACATCCCACATCTTGAtccacacaggtgagacaccatttagttgctcagtttgtggtaaaaaatttaaatataataaatctCTCTCATACCACATGTTcacccacacaggtgagaaaccaTTTaattgctcagtttgtggtaaagGATTTGGACAAAAATCACTTCTAACATCCCACATGTTaacccacacaggtgagaaaccatttagttgctcagtttgtggtaaaaaatttAAACTTAATAAATCTCTCTCATTACACAAGTTAATCCACACAGAGGAGCAACCAtttagttgctcagtttgtggtaaaaaatttGGAATAAAATCACTTCTAAGCACACACATGTTAACCCACACAGAAGAGAAACCATGcagttgctcagtttgtggcaAAGGATTTGAACACAGATCAGGTCTAAAATTTCACATGTGGACCCACACAAATAAGAAATCAtttagttgctcagtttgtggtcataaatgtacaaacaaaacaaatctagTAAGCCACATGTGGACCCACACAAGAGAGAAACAAtttagttgctcagtttgtggtcaTACATgtgcaaacaaatcaaatcttaCAAGCCATATGTTGAGCCACATAGGTGAGAAATCATTTATTTGTCCAGTTTGTGGCAAAATATTTGCACGTAGATCAGGTCTAACATGCCACATGTCATCCCACATAGAGGATAAACAGTTCAGTTGCTTAGTTTGTGGTAAAGCATTTTCACGTAAGTCAAAGCTAACACGACATATGTTAACCCACACTGGGGTAAACCATTTAACTGCTCATTGTGTGACGAAAAGTACGCAGACAAACAAAGTCTGGAAGACCGAATGACACATCACACGGGGAAAACGCTTCAGTTGTAGTGTTTGTAACAAAAGATTCAGTCGACCAATTTACACAGTTTACACAATTATGGACAATTTATTGTGACAAATGAAGTTGTACGGGGGCTGCATCTGACACAATTTGACATGACTGTTTTCTACTTCTGTTTGATTCTGATTTAATTCTTTTGTCTTAAGTATGTCGGAAAATGGTGAATATACTTAATATCTTTTCCCATGTTTGAcgtcttcaaatgttttgttttggtcagcaggtattcagtttactgtccaACAGGGAAAAAGTAAAACGGCAAATCCtcatgtttgagaagctggaagctgtaaatatttagcatttttgcttcagaatgacaaactataaaataattatcaaaatagtttgagattaattttctgtcgatTAGTAAATCAATTATAAACCtattgttgcagctctgctgtGTAGCTGCTGATTGAGCTGTGTTTCAGTTAAGAAAACTTATGTTTGAGTTTCATGTATTTACTTTGATTAGATTAAGAAGTgattctgcttttctttctcattctttGTTGATTTTATGTTATTCTGTTTGtagtatttaaaatataacttCTCAGGCTTTTGCTCAAATAATGTTTAATGAGCATTGTGATTATTTTCCTCTCAGgactttgtgttttactgtatgtaGGCTGGAGAGGCTGAACTGTACCTCTGACAAAATCAGCTTTTTAAACCTCTGTGTTATAGCTGAAGATTGAAGTGCCTAGGAAATTTTTAATGACATTCTTTTTACTTACTTTAGTCAAGTAAAAGTCTTAACTGATCATTAGTGTCTGTTTCTTTAGACAGATTATCTGAAAGAGATTTTTGTTATATGACTGTTGTATTTCTTTCGTTCTGTAGACCTAATGAACTGACAACTGAGAGTATTTCTTCACTCAAGTTACAGATTTGTCCGATTAAATTGGAACCAGTCATTTCAAGAAACCTAAATTGTCATACATTACATTTAAGTCTTTATTTGTATGTAGCATCTTGTTCTACAATTGTATTTTAGTAATTTCACGAGGAGAGACTATTATTCTGAAGGTTGGGATATACTGAAAGTTGTCTTCCATTTCTGGGTCTCTGCGGTTCAAACACGGTTAGAGACTGGAGGGTATTGTGCGAACAACGGGAGGTGTATGATACACGGAGAGCCGTGGGGTAAAAGTAGAAGGAGATGAGAttacaacataaataaaacGTATCACCTGCAGTAGATTACCTTCAGAAAGAGAGAACACGACggaggaaatgaaaagattaGGGATTATGGACTTTGTGTTGTCTATGAAATGtaattagtttgttttcatggaattattttttaaatattttagtcaaataaatgtcaaaaatgaacattgatgtctgtgtttgtcttcttcTCTAACATTAAATAAGAATGGTAAAACAGATTAGCTCTGATTTGACACAGTATTTTATCATGGGGCCTCTAAGGTGTGAAGCTTTGGAGAAGCCTCCTGACCCCCGCTGTGAACACGACACCTCAAGACAGCACTTAGGACATGTAGTTACCCTAACTGGGCCTGCATCGAGTCAGTGAGAAGACATAGAGAAGAGCTACAGACATCAGCTGGTGAGGAACAGGAgaaaagacacaacaacattGTCACGTCTTATGTGGCAGGACTTTCACAAGACCGATGATGTCACGGATCCTTTGTGTTCTATGTGTCAACGACAGTCGTTAAGGTGACGGTCGTTGGTAGAAAACATTAGTTTCGACTTCGTTAGTGCCCCATTGTGTTGTAACCACAGTCGTTGGAGTCACATGAGGCCATttgtgaaaggttgtttttccCCTAGAGGCCAAATTGTTAAgtctcctgggaagggatgaaagggcgGCATTGTAGATTGGAGATAGGTGGTGTCTTAGACCTCCTCCTAGGTTGAGAGATGGCTTCTCTACTTTTACATAGATggcttcttttactcctctttcaaaccatctgtcctctctgtccaagatgtggaccttgttgtcctcaaaTGAGTGGGTTTTCTCCTTTAGATGTAAATAGACAGCAGAGTCCAGACCTGAGGAGTTCGCTCTCCTGTGTTGGGCCATGCGTTTGTGtagtggttgttttgtttcgCCAGTGTAGAGGTCTTCGCATTCCTCGTTACATTGGACTGCATACACCAGATTGCttttgtgggtgtgtggtgGTCTGTCCTTAGGATGTACCAgtctctgtctgagtgtgttgccgggtttgaaatacacagggatactgtgtttgttgaagaTCCTCCTGAGTTTTTCAGATACCCCGGACACATATGGAATAACTatgttgtttctcttgttttgtttttctttcactacCACGTTGTTGGTTCTCTTTCTGGAACCAGCTGCAGTTTTCAAAAAGGTCCAACTGGGGTAACCACAAGTTTTGAGGGCATCTCTAAGGTGCTTGTGTTCTTCCCCTTGGGCCTGTGAGCTTGGGCATGTACATAggtgaaaccaaacaaccacCAAACAACCAGTCCTTACAACACCAACCTTCACCTACAAcgcagtcctgagatccttacccaggagatttaacccccattcacaccttgaaACAagtgaccctaacgactcacatgatgtcagggcGGGTCAACGACTCCCATAACCATCCaccagaggttaaatacctgggactccccaaccagttttcagaactgaagaaggcTTTTGGATaagaggtgaaacgtcttcaagaaacctaaaagaagtccagttgccttcaacttcagccCTTAAGGCtatcatgacctggatgaccgagaacctacacagacattagaaagagagacttttattctgaaggccAGGGAAGTACCGGaatgcatgtttcatttccGGGTCTCGGTGCAACAAAGCTAGCCTGTTTGttacaggagcagaggaaacgAGTCAGCCAGGTCTAAATAACGATAAAACCACCACCGGTGCCTTTTCTTCTTTGACTCTACGATCTGTTAAAGATGTCCAGGTTTCAGGAGCTTAAAGCTTCGTTCAAACGGCGGCTGCTGACTTCGGTTCGTAAAGATCTTTTCGGacatttggagagaaaaatatcCGAATATAAGAAGGAGATCGACCGCAACAGGAAATTGTTGGATCTGGTCCCAAACAGAGACTCAAGGCGGCGAGAATCAggttagaaaatgtgtttattcttCTTCTAATGCTGCATCGAGGAGGCGCTAAATGAGCTACACCGTCCTTACACCGCGTGTTAGCCGCAGCTAGctcctctttgtttcctcttctgttCCACAAAGTCACTGTGACAGTTTGAGCTTTATGAATTCAATCTGTTTACTCGGTTATACATTAATACATCTGGTTTGTTCGTATTTAGTGCATTTGCCAATGCCATGCTCTTCCCAGGATGTGGTTGTTTTTAGGGTAGACTTTGTCATACATGGACAATTAGCATTTTAAAACCGGGCTGCTGTTAAAATACTGTATCCTGAGGATTTTACGCATCAATCGACTAAAGAAGATCAAAGctaaacatttagtttttcttcGGGAACAATGACATTATTAACTGTAAGTATGAAGCAAACCCAACAACCGACCCGTGGCACCACCTACTGGATATACTCTGTTATTTCATTACAACCCAGACTGACAACGTTAAGTCCCTTGTAATTTCCGGTGTGCACACACTAACTTGATCTACCTGAGCATCATCTGTCTCTAAGGATACCCGTGTATTGACTGATATTTCTGTGGTTGAGTCTGGACATGTCTTGGATAGATGTGGAGTTATCCCATGATAATGAAATCGTTCAACAATCTAACACAGCCATGTCAAGCTTCAACATAAACTCatggttttcctctgtgtttgtgtttttcagtgtgtcctGCAGACGTCCAGCAGGTGTTGGAGACTAAAGAAGAAGTTTTCcctgagcagcaggagtggaGCTCCAGACTGGACCAGCAGGACCCAGAGCCCCCCCACATTAAAGAAGAACAGGAAGAACTCTGTCTCATTCAGAGACCAGTAGAGGACTGTGGAGGATCAGAATTAGACAGGAAGTTGGATCGAGACTGGCATCCTCATCCAAAGAGTGATGACCGTGAAAGAGACTCAGAGGACcctgagcagcaggagtggaGCTCTGGACTGGACCAGCAGGACCCAGAGCCCCCCCACATTAAAGAAGAACAGGAGGAATTTGCTCTTTTTCAGAGACCAGCAGGTACTGATGAAGAGGACAGTGGATGGTCAGACGTGGAAGTTACTCCACGCTCAAAGAGGGATGACCGTGAGGATTGTAAACTATTTAGCTGcacagtttgtggtaaaaaatgtGTATATGCATCAACTCTAAGAAGGCACATGGCAACCCACACAGATGAGAAACGATTCA from Lates calcarifer isolate ASB-BC8 linkage group LG3, TLL_Latcal_v3, whole genome shotgun sequence harbors:
- the LOC108891236 gene encoding gastrula zinc finger protein XlCGF57.1-like; translation: MSRFQELKGSFKRRLLTSVREDLFGHLERKISEYKKEIDRNRKLMDLVPKRRRSVCPADVQQVLETKEVSPEQQEWSSRLIQQDPEPPHIKEEQEELCLIQRPVEDCGGSEIDRKLDRDWHPHPESKSSGYSVTSKTFTVKGNLNEDMSAPTREEGNRCPFCGKCFARKPGLKCHLRIHTGEKPFSCSVCGKTFTLKGTLKSHLLTHTGEKQFSCSVCGRKYSQKSSLTKHMLIHTGEKPFCSVCGKKFTYESALEKHKLTHREEKPFCCSVCGKIFAHKSTLTSHMFTHTEEKQFSCSVCGKKFGRKPLLTSHMFTHTEEKLFSCPVCGKKFATKSTLRKHMVTHSGEKPFCCTVCGKRFAYKAVLNTHMFLHTGEEPFSCSVCGHKCANKSNLTSHMWTHTGEKLFSCSVCGKKCAYKSGLTYHMLTHIEEKPFSCSVCGKKCAHKRILKCHMASHTRGKTFSCSVCGKMFQHLSYVTQHMVTHTGEKPFSCSVCGKKCSLKSNLTQHMLTHTGKKPFSCSLCDKKYTVKRSLKDHMQHHTGEKRFSCSVCNKRFSRRSGLKNHKCIGESSQLHQSQTEENREAEPPAKSSTEPMETEADGEDCGGPEPVSNSHPD
- the LOC108891233 gene encoding oocyte zinc finger protein XlCOF6 isoform X2, translating into MSRFQELKASFKRRLLTSVRKDLFGHLERKISDYKKEIDRNRKLLDLVPNRDSRRRESVCPADVQQVLETKEEVFPEQQEWSSRLDQQDPEPPHIKEEQEELCLIQRPVEDCGGSELDRKLDRDWHPHPKSDDRERDSEDPEQQEWSSGLDQQDPEPPHIKEEQEELCLIQRPVEDYGGSELDRKLDRDWHPHPKSDDRERDSEDPEQQEWSSGLDQQDPEPPHIKEEQEEFALFQRPAGTDEEDSGWSDVEVTPRSKRDDREDCKLFSCTVCGKKCVYASTLRRHMATHTDEKRFNCSVCGKKCADKSGLKKHMLTHTGKEPFSCSVCGKKCADKSGLKKHMLTHTGKEPFSCSVCGKKFGLKSQLNRHMLTHTGETPFSCSVCGKKFKRNKSLSSHKLIHTEEQPFSCSVCGKRFSYKSSLTSHMLTHSDKKPFSCSVCGKKFKRNESLSFHKLIHTGEKPFSCSFCGKRFSRKSSLTSHILIHTGETPFSCSVCGKKFKYNKSLSYHMFTHTGEKPFNCSVCGKGFGQKSLLTSHMLTHTGEKPFNCSVCGKGFGQKSLLTSHMLTHTGEKPFNCSVCGKGFGQKSLLTSHMLTHTGEKPFSCSVCGKKFKLNKSLSLHKLIHTEEQPFSCSVCGKKFGIKSLLSTHMLTHTEEKPCSCSVCGKGFEHRSGLKFHMWTHTNKKSFSCSVCGHKCTNKTNLVSHMWTHTREKQFSCSVCGHTCANKSNLTSHMLSHIGEKSFICPVCGKIFARRSGLTCHMSSHIEDKQFSCLVCGKAFSRKSKLTRHMLTHTGVNHLTAHCVTKSTQTNKVWKTE
- the LOC108891233 gene encoding oocyte zinc finger protein XlCOF6 isoform X5 — encoded protein: MSRFQELKASFKRRLLTSVRKDLFGHLERKISDYKKEIDRNRKLLDLVPNRDSRRRESVCPADVQQVLETKEEVFPEQQEWSSRLDQQDPEPPHIKEEQEELCLIQRPVEDCGGSELDRKLDRDWHPHPKSDDRERDSEDPEQQEWSSGLDQQDPEPPHIKEEQEELCLIQRPVEDYGGSELDRKLDRDWHPHPKSDDRERDSEDPEQQEWSSGLDQQDPEPPHIKEEQEEFALFQRPAGTDEEDSGWSDVEVTPRSKRDDREDCKLFSCTVCGKKCVYASTLRRHMATHTDEKRFNCSVCGKKCADKSGLKKHMLTHTGKEPFSCSVCGKKCADKSGLKKHMLTHTGKEPFSCSVCGKKFGLKSQLNRHMLTHTGETPFSCSVCGKKFKRNKSLSSHKLIHTEEQPFSCSVCGKRFSYKSSLTSHMLTHSDKKPFSCSVCGKKFKRNESLSFHKLIHTGEKPFSCSFCGKRFSRKSSLTSHILIHTGETPFSCSVCGKKFKYNKSLSYHMFTHTGEKPFNCSVCGKGFGQKSLLTSHMLTHTGEKPFNCSVCGKGFGQKSLLTSHMLTHTGEKPFSCSVCGKKFKLNKSLSLHKLIHTEEQPFSCSVCGKKFGIKSLLSTHMLTHTEEKPCSCSVCGKGFEHRSGLKFHMWTHTNKKSFSCSVCGHKCTNKTNLVSHMWTHTREKQFSCSVCGHTCANKSNLTSHMLSHIGEKSFICPVCGKIFARRSGLTCHMSSHIEDKQFSCLVCGKAFSRKSKLTRHMLTHTGVNHLTAHCVTKSTQTNKVWKTE
- the LOC108891233 gene encoding oocyte zinc finger protein XlCOF6 isoform X4; protein product: MSRFQELKASFKRRLLTSVRKDLFGHLERKISDYKKEIDRNRKLLDLVPNRDSRRRESVCPADVQQVLETKEEVFPEQQEWSSRLDQQDPEPPHIKEEQEELCLIQRPVEDCGGSELDRKLDRDWHPHPKSDDRERDSEDPEQQEWSSGLDQQDPEPPHIKEEQEELCLIQRPVEDYGGSELDRKLDRDWHPHPKSDDRERDSEDPEQQEWSSGLDQQDPEPPHIKEEQEEFALFQRPAGTDEEDSGWSDVEVTPRSKRDDREDCKLFSCTVCGKKCVYASTLRRHMATHTDEKRFNCSVCGKKCADKSGLKKHMLTHTGKEPFSCSVCGKKCADKSGLKKHMLTHTGKEPFSCSVCGKKFGLKSQLNRHMLTHTGETPFSCSVCGKKFKRNKSLSSHKLIHTEEQPFSCSVCGKRFSYKSSLTSHMLTHSDKKPFSCSVCGKKFKRNESLSFHKLIHTGEKPFSCSFCGKRFSRKSSLTSHILIHTGEKPFSCSFCGKRFSRKSSLTSHILIHTGETPFSCSVCGKKFKYNKSLSYHMFTHTGEKPFNCSVCGKGFGQKSLLTSHMLTHTGEKPFSCSVCGKKFKLNKSLSLHKLIHTEEQPFSCSVCGKKFGIKSLLSTHMLTHTEEKPCSCSVCGKGFEHRSGLKFHMWTHTNKKSFSCSVCGHKCTNKTNLVSHMWTHTREKQFSCSVCGHTCANKSNLTSHMLSHIGEKSFICPVCGKIFARRSGLTCHMSSHIEDKQFSCLVCGKAFSRKSKLTRHMLTHTGVNHLTAHCVTKSTQTNKVWKTE
- the LOC108891233 gene encoding oocyte zinc finger protein XlCOF6 isoform X3, whose amino-acid sequence is MSRFQELKASFKRRLLTSVRKDLFGHLERKISDYKKEIDRNRKLLDLVPNRDSRRRESVCPADVQQVLETKEEVFPEQQEWSSRLDQQDPEPPHIKEEQEELCLIQRPVEDCGGSELDRKLDRDWHPHPKSDDRERDSEDPEQQEWSSGLDQQDPEPPHIKEEQEELCLIQRPVEDYGGSELDRKLDRDWHPHPKSDDRERDSEDPEQQEWSSGLDQQDPEPPHIKEEQEEFALFQRPAGTDEEDSGWSDVEVTPRSKRDDREDCKLFSCTVCGKKCVYASTLRRHMATHTDEKRFNCSVCGKKCADKSGLKKHMLTHTGKEPFSCSVCGKKCADKSGLKKHMLTHTGKEPFSCSVCGKKFGLKSQLNRHMLTHTGETPFSCSVCGKKFKRNKSLSSHKLIHTEEQPFSCSVCGKRFSYKSSLTSHMLTHSDKKPFSCSVCGKKFKRNESLSFHKLIHTGEKPFSCSFCGKRFSRKSSLTSHILIHTGEKPFSCSFCGKRFSRKSSLTSHILIHTGEKPFSCSFCGKRFSRKSSLTSHILIHTGETPFSCSVCGKKFKYNKSLSYHMFTHTGEKPFNCSVCGKGFGQKSLLTSHMLTHTGEKPFSCSVCGKKFKLNKSLSLHKLIHTEEQPFSCSVCGKKFGIKSLLSTHMLTHTEEKPCSCSVCGKGFEHRSGLKFHMWTHTNKKSFSCSVCGHKCTNKTNLVSHMWTHTREKQFSCSVCGHTCANKSNLTSHMLSHIGEKSFICPVCGKIFARRSGLTCHMSSHIEDKQFSCLVCGKAFSRKSKLTRHMLTHTGVNHLTAHCVTKSTQTNKVWKTE
- the LOC108891233 gene encoding oocyte zinc finger protein XlCOF6 isoform X1, which codes for MSRFQELKASFKRRLLTSVRKDLFGHLERKISDYKKEIDRNRKLLDLVPNRDSRRRESVCPADVQQVLETKEEVFPEQQEWSSRLDQQDPEPPHIKEEQEELCLIQRPVEDCGGSELDRKLDRDWHPHPKSDDRERDSEDPEQQEWSSGLDQQDPEPPHIKEEQEELCLIQRPVEDYGGSELDRKLDRDWHPHPKSDDRERDSEDPEQQEWSSGLDQQDPEPPHIKEEQEEFALFQRPAGTDEEDSGWSDVEVTPRSKRDDREDCKLFSCTVCGKKCVYASTLRRHMATHTDEKRFNCSVCGKKCADKSGLKKHMLTHTGKEPFSCSVCGKKCADKSGLKKHMLTHTGKEPFSCSVCGKKFGLKSQLNRHMLTHTGETPFSCSVCGKKFKRNKSLSSHKLIHTEEQPFSCSVCGKRFSYKSSLTSHMLTHSDKKPFSCSVCGKKFKRNESLSFHKLIHTGEKPFSCSFCGKRFSRKSSLTSHILIHTGEKPFSCSFCGKRFSRKSSLTSHILIHTGETPFSCSVCGKKFKYNKSLSYHMFTHTGEKPFNCSVCGKGFGQKSLLTSHMLTHTGEKPFNCSVCGKGFGQKSLLTSHMLTHTGEKPFSCSVCGKKFKLNKSLSLHKLIHTEEQPFSCSVCGKKFGIKSLLSTHMLTHTEEKPCSCSVCGKGFEHRSGLKFHMWTHTNKKSFSCSVCGHKCTNKTNLVSHMWTHTREKQFSCSVCGHTCANKSNLTSHMLSHIGEKSFICPVCGKIFARRSGLTCHMSSHIEDKQFSCLVCGKAFSRKSKLTRHMLTHTGVNHLTAHCVTKSTQTNKVWKTE